The following coding sequences lie in one Desmodus rotundus isolate HL8 chromosome 1, HLdesRot8A.1, whole genome shotgun sequence genomic window:
- the NMRK1 gene encoding nicotinamide riboside kinase 1 isoform X4, with product MEKMMSTISCWMENWRHSQGSTDWRSTEEVPILIIEGFLLFNYKPLDTMWNRSYFLTIPYEECKRRRSTRVYQPPDPPGYFDGHVWPMYLKHRQEMEDITWEIVYLDGTKSEEDLCSQVYEDLRQELAKQKLCGQSQPRGVLSIACLNPQFRNELLGRPADISTDYSSSFS from the exons ATGGAAAAAATGATGTCCACCATTTCTTGCTGGATGGAAAACTGGAGACACTCACAGGGATCAACAGACTGGAGAAGCACTGAGGAAGTTCCCATATTAATCATCGAAGGGTTCCTTCTCTTTAATTATAA GCCCCTTGACACTATGTGGAATAGAAGCTACTTTCTGACCATTCCGTATGAAGAATgtaagaggaggaggag TACAAGGGTCTACCAGCCTCCAGACCCCCCAGGATACTTTGATGGCCACGTGTGGCCCATGTATCTAAAGCACAGACAGGAAATGGAGGACATCACATGGGAAATTG tttACCTAGATGGAACAAAATCTGAAGAGGACCTCTGTTCACAAGTGTATGAAGATTTAAGACAAGAACTTGCAAAGCAAAAAT TGTGCGGGCAGAGCCAGCCCAGAGGGGTCCTCAGCATAGCCTGCCTGAACCCTCAGTTCAGGAATGAGCTACTGGGGAGGCCTGCAGATATTTCCACTGACTACTCTTCAAGCTTCTCCTAA